The following proteins are encoded in a genomic region of Miscanthus floridulus cultivar M001 unplaced genomic scaffold, ASM1932011v1 os_1136, whole genome shotgun sequence:
- the LOC136533719 gene encoding homeobox-leucine zipper protein HOX7-like: MELELSLGVSPAQAKGTVKHMLTYTRAGDGEGHELVLELGLRTAKGDELNNLKTSMQPEDMQEEDLYKGCPLPTAPSETGSVNSYLQVEVPVLQAAKDNGGFGGRTKKKLRLSKEQYGFLEDSFKEHSTLTPRQNSDLASRLNLEPRQVAIWFQNRRARTKQQQTKEDCENLKRGCAALTQENRRLQGEVAELRALLTNPASFTATNQLLRSVRHCPIS, from the exons ATGGAACTTGAGCTTAGTCTAGGGGTTTCTCCGGCTCAAGCAAAGGGCACTGTCAAGCATATGCTGACATATACACGCGCAGGCGATGGAGAAGGCCATGAGCTTGTGCTAGAACTAGGACTACGGACAGCCAAAGGAGACGAACTAAACAATCTGAAGACATCCATGCAACCAGAAGACATGCAGGAAGAAGATCTTTACAAAGGCTGCCCTCTACCAACTGCCCCTTCAGAAACAG GGAGTGTGAACTCATACTTGCAGGTGGAAGTTCCTGTGCTCCAGGCAGCTAAAGACAACGGTGGGTTTGGTGGTAGAACCAAGAAAAAGCTGAGGCTGAGCAAGGAGCAGTATGGGTTCCTGGAGGACAGCTTCAAGGAGCACAGCACCCTGACGCCA AGACAGAATAGTGATTTAGCGAGCCGGCTGAACCTTGAACCACGGCAAGTGGCGATCTGGTTTCAAAACAGAAGAGCTCG GACAAAGCAGCAGCAAACCAAGGAGGACTGCGAGAACCTGAAACGTGGCTGCGCGGCGCTAACACAGGAGAACCGAAGGCTCCAAGGAGAGGTCGCGGAACTGCGTGCCTTGCTTACCAACCCTGCAAGTTTTACAGCCACCAACCAGCTGCTCCGTTCCGTTCGGCACTGCCCTATCAGCTGA